A genomic segment from Eremothecium gossypii ATCC 10895 chromosome III, complete sequence encodes:
- the SNA4 gene encoding Sna4p (Syntenic homolog of Saccharomyces cerevisiae YDL123W (SNA4)) has translation MCCGCTCSDCILYFLGFLIPPVAVLLRSGCFSLDLLLNTILTCLGVLPGIVHAFYYIHITSPLRHQYGDPVPVGTLDRFLYDRQRLDQAVAAQRLGGSGPMPEEQRPLTYSSNSKAQMAPPPYNEHA, from the coding sequence ATGTGCTGCGGGTGTACTTGTTCTGACTGTATACTTTACTTCCTAGGGTTCCTGATACCCCCAGTGGCCGTGTTGCTGCGTTCTGGATGCTTTTCTTTGGACTTGCTCTTGAATACCATTTTGACCTGCCTGGGGGTGTTGCCAGGCATAGTGCACGCATTCTACTATATCCACATCACAAGCCCGCTGCGTCACCAGTATGGCGACCCTGTGCCGGTGGGGACGCTGGACAGGTTTCTTTACGATCGGCAGCGATTGGACCAAGCGGTGGCTGCCCAAAGACTGGGCGGCTCCGGTCCTATGCCAGAAGAGCAGAGGCCCTTGACGTACAGCTCTAACAGCAAGGCGCAGATGGCGCCACCCCCATACAATGAACATGCATAA
- the GID12 gene encoding Gid12p (Syntenic homolog of Saccharomyces cerevisiae YDL176W), with product MITFGVSVPGNGKDVVSGYRLFRYQDDALTPMPITSDNATDHNEMIQKFCYLRPRDRLTIPECQNGGLMDSSDYLLVAKSNGIIEIFRDYQYRVSQRLQLKPNFVLTCLPVAHERNTLDLTIAGLEFKDGLLYCCTKDGDLYIFILNLPNDYIQEENIYNPMGMPDLFEIAAPNIRDTSRLEEGILFVYSKFTGRTKLQHICYYCHPMGQQISIYPQLKVLYPSIPYFKPCIYVNLKKEVSNFRINPLDRFSFIAMAPRVPLTIYKIHLPKLFTDFFIKFVKLKRAVLKRSSQEIHDIDEASTSVYRCKFLDFLRFDFRGIQTDMDPRTWNSLMANDYVAELNCSCVWRQRQGNVKDDLYKLFHRQVDVYDEERERPASRGSLTGSIDSSARSSSLRRSILERTIDAVPCYSNSATDRFIRCIRQNTCPVDIRIVNTKLGDDPMSSTNEDDHDSNRTSFLTDDYKDMDIITLDKFLCLTAFRPKYIDEPLMKLDSFHSVTKDATNAEARWALMNLSSFKKLFMITNSICMIFDTFGVVLIDRFKVVNSHDLLENDPEAFKIIDFEIGLINDIAVVITHIDKCHDCGGSYNIEFIAIVTTVAGTLSALKGEFYCHERLGKMRCRDKLKINKKHKFLDQIVLLDYEPSRKRAREHNAEDRTKRSKVQY from the coding sequence ATGATCACCTTCGGTGTTTCAGTTCCTGGTAATGGGAAAGACGTGGTCTCGGGCTATCGTTTGTTCAGGTACCAGGATGATGCGTTAACACCAATGCCGATAACCTCAGACAATGCTACAGACCACAATGAGATGATCCAGAAGTTTTGTTACCTGCGGCCGCGAGACAGGCTGACGATACCCGAGTGCCAAAATGGTGGGCTCATGGACTCCTCGGACTACTTGCTTGTGGCAAAATCCAACGGGATTATAGAGATATTCAGGGACTACCAATACAGGGTGAGCCAGAGACTACAGCTGAAGCCAAACTTTGTTCTGACATGCCTACCGGTGGCGCACGAACGTAACACGCTCGACTTGACGATAGCAGGCCTGGAGTTTAAAGACGGGTTACTTTACTGCTGCACGAAGGACGGGGACTTATACATCTTTATTCTGAACCTGCCGAACGACTACATACAAGAGGAGAATATCTACAACCCGATGGGAATGCCGGACCTCTTTGAGATTGCGGCGCCCAACATCCGAGATACCAGCAGGCTGGAGGAGGGCATTCTCTTCGTGTACTCGAAATTCACTGGACGCACAAAGTTACAGCACATATGCTACTACTGTCACCCGATGGGCCAACAAATCTCAATATATCCCCAGCTTAAAGTGCTATACCCCAGTATCCCATATTTTAAGCCATGCATCTACGTGAACCTCAAGAAGGAAGTGTCCAACTTCCGAATAAACCCTCTCGATAGGTTCAGTTTTATCGCCATGGCGCCGCGCGTGCCACTGACGATATACAAAATCCACCTGCCCAAGCTCTTCACGGACTTCTTCATCAAGTTTGTGAAGTTGAAGCGCGCAGTGCTGAAGCGCTCGTCCCAGGAAATTCATGATATCGATGAAGCCAGCACCAGCGTCTACCGTTGCAAGTTTCTGGATTTCCTGCGATTCGATTTTCGGGGGATCCAGACCGATATGGACCCTCGTACCTGGAACTCTCTGATGGCCAACGACTACGTGGCAGAGTTGAATTGTTCATGTGTGTGGCGCCAGCGGCAGGGAAATGTCAAGGATGACCTATACAAGCTGTTTCATCGTCAAGTTGACGTATACGACGAGGAGCGTGAAAGACCGGCATCACGCGGCAGTCTCACTGGCTCTATTGACAGCTCTGCGAGGAGCAGCTCCTTGCGGAGAAGTATACTCGAGCGGACCATCGACGCCGTGCCTTGTTACAGCAACTCCGCGACAGACAGGTTTATCCGATGTATACGGCAAAACACCTGCCCGGTCGATATACGGATTGTTAATACAAAACTAGGTGACGATCCAATGTCATCAACCAATGAAGATGACCATGATAGCAATCGGACGTCATTCCTGACAGATGACTACAAAGATATGGATATTATCACTTTGGACAAGTTTCTTTGTTTGACAGCATTTCGACCAAAGTACATTGATGAACCACTAATGAAGTTAGATTCTTTTCATAGCGTCACCAAGGATGCTACCAACGCGGAAGCCAGGTGGGCATTGATGAATTTGTCCTCGTTCAAGAAATTATTTATGATTACAAACTCCATCTGTATGATTTTCGACACCTTTGGTGTGGTGCTGATCGACCGCTTCAAGGTCGTCAACAGCCATGACCTTCTGGAAAACGATCCCGAAGCCTTCAAGATTATTGACTTCGAGATCGGTCTCATTAACGACATCGCTGTTGTCATCACACATATCGACAAATGCCATGACTGTGGGGGCTCCTACAACATCGAGTTCATAGCTATTGTAACCACTGTCGCTGGGACACTGAGCGCGCTGAAGGGGGAATTTTATTGCCACGAACGTCTCGGCAAGATGCGCTGCAGAGACAAGTTGAAGATTAACAAGAAGCACAAGTTCTTGGACCAAATAGTCCTGTTGGACTACGAGCCATCCCGCAAGCGCGCGAGGGAGCATAACGCAGAGGACCGCACAAAACGATCAAAGGTGCAATATTAG
- a CDS encoding uncharacterized protein (Syntenic homolog of Saccharomyces cerevisiae YDL177C), producing the protein MRLVAMFATKRTYSSTVWHESEVLIDRRSKFQGRCCILQSASDVPELLEGLVDGNKRIAKASHPLIYAWRTGEVIEEPFEKNGKKRSAAQQHPRARVRNVSQGSADGGEAGAGNVLLSLLERNQLVNVLIVVTRWYGGTPLGPARFRHISTVGVQSLRNGGLT; encoded by the coding sequence ATGAGGTTGGTTGCAATGTTTGCAACGAAGAGGACGTATAGCAGCACTGTCTGGCACGAGTCAGAGGTGCTGATAGATCGTCGGTCAAAATTCCAGGGCCGCTGTTGTATACTACAGAGTGCTAGTGATGTGCCCGAGCTactggaaggccttgtaGATGGCAACAAGCGCATAGCGAAGGCATCACATCCCCTCATATACGCGTGGCGTACTGGGGAGGTCATAGAAGAGCCATTCGAGAAGAACGGCAAGAAGAGGAgcgcggcgcagcagcacccgcgcgcgcgcgtaCGCAATGTCAGCCAGGGCAGTGCGGACGGGGGCGAGGCGGGCGCTGGAAACGTGCTTCtgtcgctgctggagaGGAACCAGCTTGTTAACGTGCTGATAGTGGTCACACGATGGTACGGAGGGACACCACTAGGCCCGGCGCGGTTCAGACACATTTCGACGGTTGGCGTACAGAGCCTGCGGAATGGAGGCCTGACGTGA
- the DLD2 gene encoding D-lactate dehydrogenase (Syntenic homolog of Saccharomyces cerevisiae YDL178W (DLD2)) → MLARTLLKTTAVRGIALRCRSAVWARSVLRPSVGRTCGYATHAAHLTADTYPTLVRDARYKKLGEEDIAFFRGILSEQEILQAGEGEDLALYNEDWMRKYRGQSKLVLRPKSTQQVAAIIRYCNEQRLAVVPQGGNTGLVGGSVPVFDEIVLSLAQLNKVRDFDPVSGILKCDAGVILENADSYLMERGYLFPLDLGAKGSCHVGGLVATNAGGLRLLRYGSLHGSVLGLEVVLPNGEVLNSMDALRKDNTGFDLKQLFIGSEGTIGVITGVSILCPPRPTAFNVCFLALENYARVQEVFIKAKKELGEILSAFEFMDFNSQYIAGQHLKGVAHPFSEKYPFYVLIETAGSNKEHDDLKLEQFLEGAMEEGLVSDGALAQGETEVRNLWQWREMIPEASASEGGVYKYDVSLPLKDMHSLVDAVNERLTAQNLSDTEDASKPVVCALGYGHFGDGNLHLNVAVREYTKQVEAALEPFVYEFVASKHGSISAEHGLGFQKKNYISYSKSPQEIKMIKDIKHHYDPNAILNPYKYV, encoded by the coding sequence ATGCTGGCGAGGACATTGTTAAAAACTACTGCGGTGCGTGGCATTGCCTTACGGTGTAGATCTGCGGTATGGGCGAGAAGTGTTCTGCGCCCTAGCGTTGGCCGCACATGTGGGTACGCAACCCACGCTGCCCATCTCACTGCGGATACATACCCCACACTTGTGCGGGACGCTAGATACAAGAAACTTGGGGAGGAGGACATTGCGTTTTTCCGGGGTATTCTGTCAGAACAGGAGATATTGCAGGCCGGGGAGGGCGAGGACCTCGCGCTGTACAACGAGGATTGGATGAGAAAGTACCGCGGTCAGTCAAAGTTGGTACTCCGGCCCAAGAGTACGCAGCAGGTGGCTGCAATCATCAGATATTGCAATGAGCAGCGTCTAGCGGTTGTTCCCCAAGGCGGAAATACCGGGCTTGTGGGTGGTTCGGTTCCCGTGTTTGATGAAATCGTCCTGAGCCTGGCCCAGTTGAACAAAGTCCGTGACTTTGACCCTGTGAGTGGAATCCTGAAGTGCGACGCTGGAGTTATCCTGGAGAACGCGGACTCCTACCTCATGGAACGGGGCTATCTATTTCCCTTGGACCTTGGCGCGAAGGGCTCTTGTCATGTTGGCGGGCTGGTTGCGACGAACGCCGGTGGactgcgcctgctgcgctATGGGTCCCTCCATGGCAGTGTACTGGGTTTAGAAGTCGTTCTACCGAACGGTGAGGTGCTGAACAGTATGGATGCCCTGCGGAAAGACAACACCGGATTCGACTTGAAGCAGCTCTTCATCGGCTCTGAGGGGACAATTGGCGTGATCACCGGTGTCTCTATCTTGTGCCCGCCTAGACCAACCGCATTCAACGTCTGCTTTCTCGCTCTAGAAAACTATGCCAGGGTCCAGGAGGTCTTCATCAAGGCGAAGAAGGAACTTGGTGAAATCCTATCGGCATTCGAGTTTATGGACTTTAACTCACAATACATCGCCGGACAGCACCTGAAAGGTGTGGCTCATCCTTTCAGTGAGAAATACCCGTTCTACGTCCTAATCGAGACTGCTGGTTCCAACAAAGAGCATGACGACTTGAAGCTGGAGCAATTCTTGGAGGGCGCAATGGAGGAAGGACTGGTGTCCGATGGCGCGTTGGCCCAGGGCGAAACCGAGGTCCGCAATCTCTGGCAGTGGCGTGAAATGATTCCCGAAGCCAGTGCCTCCGAAGGTGGGGTTTACAAATACGACGTCTCCTTGCCTCTGAAAGACATGCACTCGCTCGTAGACGCTGTTAACGAACGGCTCACTGCGCAGAACCTGTCTGACACGGAAGACGCGTCGAAGCCGGTTGTGTGTGCACTTGGCTACGGACACTTCGGCGACGGCAATCTCCACCTGAACGTCGCGGTCCGTGAGTATACGAAGCAAGTGGAAGCCGCGCTCGAGCCGTTCGTCTATGAGTTCGTGGCCTCGAAGCACGGCTCCATTAGTGCAGAACACGGCCTAGGTTTCCAGAAGAAGAATTACATCTCTTACTCCAAGAGCCCGCAGGAGATAAAAATGATCAAGGACATCAAGCACCACTATGATCCGAACGCCATCCTTAACCCTTACAAATACGTCTGA
- the RRN11 gene encoding Rrn11p (Non-syntenic homolog of Saccharomyces cerevisiae YML043C (RRN11)) yields MFESPIVSYSKRSKQQRALKYKYVSCVRRKYEQLNGLSDSDKQAHIDSACFPTPDNSAAEASDGDALEGDVDTAARRLKRKRLRLQSILGHATLDAEEGDLGSEEEDDLNGGSTAKDYEKQFFARYYKPEYTYELWATSPKNRVPIRRKMLSYQAFKQIENYSNQRMKATLSLSTKKAAAYHEVMRLGYETCPKEEVTNYQKLHLNHLVGLLYSNIISENWGTAYRCFALLIRMKSVDLRSIWNLGSHILSHLNFDMHEKFLEWMGTVFTSHSVFSQNKVNLIDPVFRSGSRAHTPNFMLAWLWLVLRGATADEVLDSTRSMAWLLEKVSELVLRPPYMDDAEIWFLYAMCYFIQADKLSAQLASHEGIKLHGSKLDIAKTQVTQYICSVKNCLESCREKGNFTYPERIIQEQLLEFERRLYAGTHKEQTDGNSFDTYESDTGEQNDNPTMVSETDFHDPNFRNFKPDVAEDDDTAFGELPTRFEVDSDYDSSE; encoded by the coding sequence ATGTTCGAGTCTCCGATAGTCTCATATAGTAAGCGCTCTAAACAGCAGCGAGCGCTCAAGTACAAGTACGTTAGCTGTGTGAGAAGAAAGTACGAGCAGCTGAATGGCCTCTCCGATTCAGATAAGCAAGCGCATATTGATTCCGCATGTTTCCCCACGCCCGATAACAGCGCTGCAGAGGCTAGTGATGGGGATGCGCTGGAAGGGGACGTCGATACCGCAGCTAGGCGACTTAAGCGGAAAAGACTGAGATTGCAGAGCATATTGGGGCACGCTACTCTGGACGCAGAGGAGGGCGATCTCGGCAGTGAGGAAGAAGATGATTTGAATGGTGGCTCCACTGCAAAAGACTACGAGAAGCAGTTTTTTGCAAGATACTACAAGCCGGAATATACCTACGAGCTTTGGGCGACCTCGCCCAAAAACAGGGTACCCATAAGGCGGAAAATGCTAAGCTACCAGGCATTTAAGCAGATAGAAAATTACTCGAACCAGCGCATGAAAGCTACGCTCTCCTTATCCACCAAGAAAGCAGCAGCTTACCATGAGGTGATGCGCTTAGGCTATGAAACGTGCCCgaaagaggaggttactAATTACCAAAAGCTGCACCTGAACCACCTTGTGGGTCTACTATACTCAAATATCATTAGTGAAAACTGGGGGACGGCTTACAGGTGTTTTGCTCTTCTGATCCGTATGAAATCTGTGGATTTGCGCTCTATATGGAACCTCGGATCACATATTCTGAGCCATCTAAACTTCGACATGCATGAGAAGTTTTTAGAATGGATGGGAACAGTCTTTACTTCACATTCTGTCTTTAGTCAGAACAAGGTAAACTTAATTGATCCTGTTTTTAGGTCAGGGTCTCGTGCACATACACCTAACTTTATGTTGGCATGGCTGTGGCTCGTCCTGAGAGGAGCCACCGCCGATGAGGTGCTTGATTCCACCAGATCGATGGCATGGCTACTGGAAAAAGTATCTGAGCTTGTTCTAAGGCCGCCTTACATGGACGATGCAGAAATTTGGTTTTTATATGCAATGTGTTACTTTATCCAAGCAGATAAATTGTCTGCCCAATTGGCATCCCACGAGGGCATCAAATTGCATGGTTCAAAGCTTGATATAGCAAAGACCCAAGTGACCCAATATATTTGCAGTGTCAAGAACTGTTTGGAATCATGTAGGGAGAAGGGTAATTTTACTTATCCGGAACGTATTATTCAAGAGCAACTGCTGGAGTTTGAAAGGCGGTTATACGCTGGTACACATAAAGAGCAGACGGATGGTAATTCATTTGATACCTATGAAAGTGACACTGGAGAGCAGAACGATAATCCTACGATGGTCTCAGAGACTGATTTCCATGATCCAAATTTCCGGAACTTCAAACCAGATGTGGCCGAAGATGACGATACTGCCTTTGGAGAATTGCCTACGCGATTTGAGGTGGATTCGGATTATGATAGCAGTGAATAA
- the HRD1 gene encoding E3 ubiquitin-protein ligase HRD1 (Syntenic homolog of Saccharomyces cerevisiae YOL013C (HRD1)) gives MPREVSWPMWAMFITATYALAGWSAYSCATSFDDPLSALFMASSGVHFVIWGNFLIVHYCLFVWAIIRVLFGQLTAIEYDHIFERLHVVLVTLASIVITMRKTYMAGHMTILFYTLCLVAHWVLRDRMDFVFQVHGTDSSLLGILCSRFMFSLLVLGMVDYKMLKFCVQNTNVDGKRHDLYLMLALSFAQLILDVLHVVLLTSLNLFEMVRSRRTRSANLVYEGGTTDDDADDEVFILEGKYIYETVFDLTITVLKVILDIIQEVFVPWSITVVYSIFVRSIKAGESFLLVYNYWKNNKKLYEKLSDVSEEQLDDTDSMCIICMDDMLPTTETTKMNRRAKMLPCGHMLHFGCLKSWMERSQTCPICRLSVFANDSNSHATTQAREQTPPDLLQERGIDEHIDVIGMQDMSVQSISLHEGTAVRRGTTGNCMNQAYDGGLLSHEERDQAGWVAFPIEFRADNKVFFNLNDSQGDRQWMASYTSYPRQNMVNSDDPDNASESHSRIPSPSLPGSLEGTSSQVDVTVSAKDAPANACFVIATSKLEQTKEVEHLKRKVEELESRVEELSKRIKTDQV, from the coding sequence ATGCCTCGGGAAGTTTCCTGGCCCATGTGGGCAATGTTTATAACAGCGACGTATGCCTTGGCGGGATGGTCGGCGTATAGCTGTGCAACGAGCTTTGATGACCCCTTGAGTGCCTTGTTTATGGCGAGCAGTGGCGTCCACTTTGTGATATGGGGCAACTTTCTTATAGTACACTACTGCCTATTTGTGTGGGCAATAATACGAGTACTGTTTGGACAGCTGACAGCAATAGAGTACGACCACATATTTGAGCGGCTGCATGTAGTGCTGGTAACTCTAGCCTCGATCGTTATTACGATGCGCAAAACGTACATGGCGGGCCATATGACCATTTTGTTTTATACCCTTTGCCTAGTTGCCCACTGGGTGCTGCGCGACCGAATGGACTTCGTCTTCCAGGTGCACGGGACCGACTCGAGTCTGCTGGGTATACTGTGCTCGCGATTTATGTTTAGTTTGCTAGTGCTGGGCATGGTTGACTATAAGATGCTGAAGTTCTGTGTGCAGAATACAAATGTTGATGGGAAGCGCCATGACCTGTATTTGATGCTGGCGCTTTCGTTCGCTCAGCTGATTCTCGATGTGCTACATGTTGTACTGCTAACAAGTTTGAACTTGTTTGAGATGGTGCGCTCCAGGAGAACTCGGAGCGCCAATCTAGTGTACGAGGGCGGTACCACAGACGATGATGCAGACGACGAGGTATTTATCCTTGAGGGTAAGTACATATACGAGACAGTGTTTGATTTGACGATAACAGTTTTGAAGGTGATACTAGACATTATACAGGAGGTCTTTGTGCCGTGGTCCATCACTGTGGTCTACAGTATATTTGTGCGCAGCATAAAAGCTGGAGAAAGCTTTCTGCTTGTCTACAACTACTGGAAGAACAATAAGAAGCTGTATGAAAAGCTATCTGATGTATCAGAGGAGCAGTTGGATGACACGGACTCGATGTGCATCATTTGTATGGACGATATGCTTCCAACAACCGAGACGACTAAAATGAATAGACGTGCGAAGATGCTGCCTTGTGGCCATATGCTACATTTTGGATGTCTCAAAAGCTGGATGGAAAGATCACAGACATGCCCTATTTGCCGGCTTTCTGTGTTTGCTAATGATAGTAATTCACATGCCACTACTCAGGCGCGCGAGCAGACTCCCCCAGATCTACTTCAAGAACGTGGTATTGACGAACACATAGATGTCATCGGTATGCAGGATATGAGTGTGCAGTCAATCTCGCTACACGAAGGTACTGCAGTTCGCAGGGGTACCACCGGAAACTGTATGAATCAAGCGTATGATGGAGGATTGCTGAGCCACGAGGAGCGAGACCAAGCAGGATGGGTAGCGTTTCCCATTGAATTCAGGGCTGATAACAAGGTTTTCTTTAACCTCAATGATAGCCAAGGCGATAGGCAATGGATGGCTTCCTATACCTCGTATCCACGTCAAAATATGGTAAATTCAGATGATCCAGATAACGCTTCAGAGAGCCATTCAAGAATACCATCACCCTCACTTCCCGGCTCTCTGGAGGGTACGAGTTCTCAGGTTGATGTGACTGTATCTGCCAAGGATGCGCCTGCTAACGCATGTTTTGTGATTGCGACATCAAAACTAGAACAGACAAAGGAGGTCGAGCATTTGAAGAGAAAAGTAGAGGAATTAGAAAGCAGAGTTGAAGAATTATCGAAAAGGATCAAAACCGACCAGGTGTAA
- a CDS encoding OPA3 family protein (NOHBY302; No homolog in Saccharomyces cerevisiae; Syntenic homolog of Kluyveromyces lactis KLLA0C05896g): protein MSALAFKLGALLIRQVTRPVANVLKQQAKQHSAFKQVCIRLAQQMHRADVKLRSRLTPVAQPKKIRPLNDERAVENGATLLSELFVFGVTGTVVVWETVRQRNKELDRREQVLQDIKELQEEIDELKRALADRA, encoded by the coding sequence ATGAGTGCGCTTGCGTTTAAGCTAGGGGCTCTACTGATCAGGCAGGTCACAAGACCCGTGGCCAATGTGCTGAAGCAGCAGGCGAAGCAGCATTCGGCCTTCAAGCAGGTATGCATACGGTTAGCGCAGCAGATGCATCGGGCAGACGTGAAGCTACGGTCACGGCTCACGCCGGTGGCGCAGCCGAAGAAGATACGGCCGCTCAATGATGAGCGGGCCGTCGAGAACGGGGCAACACTACTTAGTGAGCTCTTTGTATTCGGCGTGACCGGCACCGTTGTGGTCTGGGAAACGGTCCGACAGCGCAACAAAGAGCTGGATAGACGCGAGCAGGTATTGCAGGACATCAAGGAGCTACAGGAGGAGATCGACGAGTTGAAGCGTGCTCTGGCGGATCGCGCGTGA
- the HTZ1 gene encoding histone H2AZ (Syntenic homolog of Saccharomyces cerevisiae YOL012C (HTZ1)), with the protein MSGKVHGGKGKSGAKDGGPLGSQSHSARAGLQFPVGRIKRYLKKNAAGKTRVGSKAAIYLTAVLEYLTAEVLELAGNAAKDLKVKRITPRHLQLAIRGDDELDSLIRATIASGGVLPHINKALLLKVEKKTHK; encoded by the coding sequence ATGTCAGGGAAGGTTCACGGTGGCAAGGGTAAGTCCGGCGCGAAAGACGGAGGCCCCCTTGGGTCGCAATCGCATTCTGCGCGCGCAGGTCTGCAGTTTCCCGTTGGTAGAATTAAGCGGTACTTGAAGAAAAACGCCGCAGGTAAGACGCGGGTCGGGTCCAAGGCCGCTATATATCTCACAGCCGTGTTGGAGTATCTGACAGCCGaggtgctggagctggcggGAAACGCCGCAAAGGATCTGAAGGTCAAACGTATCACGCCGCGCCATCTGCAGCTGGCCATCCGCGGCGATGACGAACTGGACTCGCTGATCAGGGCGACAATTGCGTCCGGCGGTGTGCTTCCGCACATAAACAAGGCATTGTTGTTGAAAGTGGAGAAGAAGACCCACAAATGA
- the TAF4 gene encoding Taf4p (Syntenic homolog of Saccharomyces cerevisiae YMR005W (TAF4)), protein MGKSPKAADQGDTGAGGKKTKGEDGFSFGIDAEEVEPTGSDFSNDMPTPFDNFVGQDEQSNRAELPESGQPATTLALPAGGAGSGAGRKSPQKMQRAGMRRAAGAGAPKQQSDPDKLSDALLSAGVDIKEEEALLSSTVTTMKSNSQVSNSQIPLHPPFLHPSHVASMMKKVAAEQNFNQDFSKSSELLSLMSTACELYIRDIITNSIIISRHRRKAVKLNSGRRSETTRVLRDLALKQREQEERRVKRRIALGLEKEITDTKLDSGETLHRASNATANMMIAGGKKKYSWLTSGSKVNATDLKNPGKVSSAVAARGDLGIKFREAREEPGIVMRDLLHALENRRVGVNNTIAKGYARIRD, encoded by the coding sequence ATGGGTAAGTCACCGAAGGCAGCGGATCAGGGCGACACGGGCGCCGGAGGTAAAAAGACAAAAGGTGAGGACGGATTCAGCTTCGGAATCGACGCCGAGGAGGTAGAGCCCACGGGCTCAGACTTTTCGAACGACATGCCCACGCCGTTCGACAACTTTGTGGGGCAGGATGAACAGAGTAATCGGGCAGAGCTGCCAGAGAGCGGGCAGCCGGCAACCACACTAGCGCTACctgctggcggcgcgggcagcggcgcgggcCGCAAGTCGCCCCAAAAGATGCAGCGGGCAGGCATGCGACGGGCCGCGGGGGCGGGGGCCCCCAAGCAGCAGAGCGATCCGGACAAGCTGAGCGACGCGCTGCTGTCTGCAGGCGTGGATATAAAAGAGGAGGAGGCGCTCCTGAGCTCCACCGTGACCACAATGAAGTCCAACTCGCAGGTCTCCAACAGCCAGATACCGCTGCATCCCCCGTTCCTGCATCCCTCCCACGTAGCCAGCATGATGAAAAAGGTCGCTGCCGAACAGAACTTCAACCAGGACTTCTCCAAGAGCTCGGAACTACTGAGCCTGATGTCCACAGCATGCGAACTCTACATCCGCGACATCATCACGAACTCCATCATCATCTCCCGCCACCGGCGCAAGGCCGTCAAGCTCAATTCGGGGAGGCGAAGCGAAACCACACGGGTCCTGCGGGACCTGGCCCTCAAGCAGCGCGAACAGGAAGAGCGCCGGGTGAAGCGCCGCATAGCGCTGGGCCTGGAAAAAGAGATCACAGACACTAAGCTCGATAGCGGCGAGACGCTCCATCGCGCATCCAATGCCACGGCCAACATGATGATCGCCGGCGGGAAGAAAAAGTACAGCTGGCTCACGTCCGGCTCCAAGGTCAACGCCACGGACCTGAAGAACCCCGGCAAGGTCTCTTCTGCTGttgcagcgcgcggcgacCTGGGCATCAAGTTCCGAGAGGCGCGCGAGGAACCGGGCATAGTCATGCGTGACCTTCTCCACGCGCTCGAAAACAGGCGCGTCGGCGTAAATAATACCATTGCTAAGGGCTATGCAAGAATAAGGGACTAG